From one Eulemur rufifrons isolate Redbay chromosome 23, OSU_ERuf_1, whole genome shotgun sequence genomic stretch:
- the ADGRG1 gene encoding adhesion G-protein coupled receptor G1 isoform X6, producing the protein MAAQVLLQTALFLRTLLFLVQVSASSGAHGGGPREDFRFCGQRNQTQRSSLHYQQSSELHVSIRNSAEALTVRAPFPAAHPASRVFPEPRGIYHFCLYWSRHAGKLHLRYGKSDFLLSDQASGLLCFRHQEESRAQGPPLLATSVSSWWSPQNTSLPGAAGFTFSFHNPPHRASLNASTDMCELKRDLQLLSELLRHPRKTPRRPSAAPAGRQLQSLESKLASVRFPGDTVSFEEDRVNATVWKLQPTAGLHDLRIHSRQEEAQSEVLEYSVLLPRTLFQRNKGRRGEAEKRLLLVDFSSQALFQDKNSSQVLGEKVLGIVVQNTKVANLSEPVVLTFQHQPQPKNVTLQCVFWVEDPTLSSPGSWSSAGCETVRRESQTSCFCDHLTYFAVLMVSAVEVDAVHKHYLSVLSYVGCVVSALACVLTIAAYLCSRRKPRDYTIKVHMNLLLAVFLLDVSFLLSEPVALTGSEAGCRASAIFLHFSLLSCLSWMGLEGYNLYRLVVEVFGTYVPGYLLKLSVVGWGFPIFLVTVVALVDVNNYGPIILAVHRTPESVIYPSMCWIRDSLVSYVTNLGLFSLVFLFNMAMLGTMVVQILRLRPHTQKWSHVLTLLGLSLVLGLPWALVFFSFASGTFQLVVLYFFSIITSFQGFLIFLWYWSMRLQARGGPSPLKSNSDSARLPISSGSTSSSRT; encoded by the exons ATGGCTGCCCAAGTGCTGCTGCAGACGGCGCTGTTCCTGCGGACTCTGCTCTTCCTGGTCCAAG TCTCTGCCTCCTCAGGTGCCCACGGAGGGGGCCCCCGGGAGGACTTCCGCTTCTGCGGCCAGCGGAACCAGACGCAGAGGAGCAGCCTCCATTACCAGCAGTCGTCAGAGCTGCACGTGTCCATCAGGAACTCGGCGGAGGCGCTTACAGTCCGAGCCCCCTTCCCTGCGGCCCACCCGGCTTCCCGAGTCTTCCCTGAGCCCAGGGGCATCTACCACTTCTGCCTCTACTGGAGCCGCCATGCTGGGAAACTGCATCTTCGCTACGGCAAGAGTGACTTCCTGCTGAGTGACCAAGCCTCTGGCCTCCTCTGCTTCCGGCACCAGGAGGAGAGCCGGGCCCAGGGCCCCCCGCTGCTCGCCACCTCCGTCAGCTCCTGGTGGAGCCCCCAGAACACCAGCCTGCCGGGCGCGGCCGGCTTCACCTTCTCCTTCCACA acccccCCCACCGGGCCTCTCTCAACGCCTCCACCGACATGTGTGAGCTGAAGAGGGACCTGCAGCTGCTCAGCGAGCTCCTCAGGCACCCCCGCAAGACCCCCAGGAGGCCCTCGGCCGCCCCCGCCGGCCG GCAGCTGCAGAGCCTGGAGTCCAAGCTGGCCTCTGTGAGATTCCCCGGGGACACCGTGTCCTTCGAGGAGGACCGGGTCAACGCCACGGTGTGGAAGCTGCAGCCCACGGCCGGCCTCCACGACCTGCGCATCCACTCCCGGCaggag GAGGCACAGAGCGAGGTGCTGGAGTACTCGGTGCTGCTGCCCCGAACGCTGTTCCAGAGGAACAAAGGCCGGAGGGGGGAGGCCGAGAAGCGGCTCCTCCTGGTGGACTTCAGCAGCCAAGCCCTGTTCCAG GACAAGAATTCTAGCCAAGTCTTGGGTGAGAAGGTCTTGGGGATCGTCGTGCAGAACACCAAAGTAGCCAACCTCTCAGAGCCTGTGGTGCTCACGTTCCAGCACCAGCCACAGCCG AAGAACGTGACTCTGCAGTGCGTATTCTGGGTTGAAGACCCGACAC TGAGCAGCCCGGGGAGTTGGAGCAGCGCTGGGTGTGAGACCGTCAGGAGAGAAAGCCAGACGTCCTGCTTCTGCGACCACCTAACCTACTTCGCGGTGCTGATG GTCTCCGCCGTGGAGGTGGACGCCGTGCACAAGCACTACCTGAGCGTCCTCTCCTACGTGGGCTGCGTCGTCTCGGCCCTGGCCTGCGTCCTCACCATCGCCGCCTACCTGTGCTCCAG GAGGAAGCCTCGGGATTACACGATCAAGGTGCACATGAACCTGCTGCTGGCCGTGTTCCTGCTGGACGTGAGCTTCCTGCTCAGCGAGCCGGTGGCCCTGACGGGCTCCGAGGCCGGCTGCCGCGCCAGCGCCATCTTCCTGCACTTCTCgctgctctcctgcctctcctggaTGGGGCTGGAGGGCTACAACCTCTACCGCCTCGTGGTCGAGGTCTTCGGCACCTACGTCCCCGGCTACCTGCTCAAGCTGAGTGTCGTGGGCTGGG GCTTCCCCATCTTCCTGGTGACAGTGGTGGCTCTGGTGGACGTGAACAACTATGGCCCCATCATCCTGGCTGTGCACAGGACTCCAGAGAGCGTCATCTACCCTTCCAT GTGCTGGATCCGGGACTCCCTGGTCAGCTACGTCACCAACCTGGGCCTCTTCAGCCTGGTGTTTCTGTTCAACATGGCCATGCTGGGCACCATGGTGGTGCAGATCTTGCGGCTGCGCCCGCACACCCAAAAGTGGTCCCACGTGCTGACGCTGCTGGGACTCAGCCTGGTCCTCGGCCTGCCCTGGGCCTTGGTCTTCTTCTCCTTTGCTTCTGGCACTTTCCAGCTTGTTGTCCTCTACTTCTTCAGCATCATCACCTCCTTCCAAG gcttcctcatcttcctctggtactggtccatgcggctgcaggcccggggcgggccctcCCCTCTGAAGAGCAACTCGGACAGCGCCAGGCTCCCCATCAGCTCGGGCAGCACCTCGTCCAGCCGCACCTAG
- the ADGRG1 gene encoding adhesion G-protein coupled receptor G1 isoform X1, which yields MAAQVLLQTALFLRTLLFLVQGAHGGGPREDFRFCGQRNQTQRSSLHYQQSSELHVSIRNSAEALTVRAPFPAAHPASRVFPEPRGIYHFCLYWSRHAGKLHLRYGKSDFLLSDQASGLLCFRHQEESRAQGPPLLATSVSSWWSPQNTSLPGAAGFTFSFHNPPHRASLNASTDMCELKRDLQLLSELLRHPRKTPRRPSAAPAGRQLQSLESKLASVRFPGDTVSFEEDRVNATVWKLQPTAGLHDLRIHSRQEEAQSEVLEYSVLLPRTLFQRNKGRRGEAEKRLLLVDFSSQALFQDKNSSQVLGEKVLGIVVQNTKVANLSEPVVLTFQHQPQPKNVTLQCVFWVEDPTLSSPGSWSSAGCETVRRESQTSCFCDHLTYFAVLMVSAVEVDAVHKHYLSVLSYVGCVVSALACVLTIAAYLCSRVPLPCRRKPRDYTIKVHMNLLLAVFLLDVSFLLSEPVALTGSEAGCRASAIFLHFSLLSCLSWMGLEGYNLYRLVVEVFGTYVPGYLLKLSVVGWGFPIFLVTVVALVDVNNYGPIILAVHRTPESVIYPSMCWIRDSLVSYVTNLGLFSLVFLFNMAMLGTMVVQILRLRPHTQKWSHVLTLLGLSLVLGLPWALVFFSFASGTFQLVVLYFFSIITSFQGFLIFLWYWSMRLQARGGPSPLKSNSDSARLPISSGSTSSSRT from the exons ATGGCTGCCCAAGTGCTGCTGCAGACGGCGCTGTTCCTGCGGACTCTGCTCTTCCTGGTCCAAG GTGCCCACGGAGGGGGCCCCCGGGAGGACTTCCGCTTCTGCGGCCAGCGGAACCAGACGCAGAGGAGCAGCCTCCATTACCAGCAGTCGTCAGAGCTGCACGTGTCCATCAGGAACTCGGCGGAGGCGCTTACAGTCCGAGCCCCCTTCCCTGCGGCCCACCCGGCTTCCCGAGTCTTCCCTGAGCCCAGGGGCATCTACCACTTCTGCCTCTACTGGAGCCGCCATGCTGGGAAACTGCATCTTCGCTACGGCAAGAGTGACTTCCTGCTGAGTGACCAAGCCTCTGGCCTCCTCTGCTTCCGGCACCAGGAGGAGAGCCGGGCCCAGGGCCCCCCGCTGCTCGCCACCTCCGTCAGCTCCTGGTGGAGCCCCCAGAACACCAGCCTGCCGGGCGCGGCCGGCTTCACCTTCTCCTTCCACA acccccCCCACCGGGCCTCTCTCAACGCCTCCACCGACATGTGTGAGCTGAAGAGGGACCTGCAGCTGCTCAGCGAGCTCCTCAGGCACCCCCGCAAGACCCCCAGGAGGCCCTCGGCCGCCCCCGCCGGCCG GCAGCTGCAGAGCCTGGAGTCCAAGCTGGCCTCTGTGAGATTCCCCGGGGACACCGTGTCCTTCGAGGAGGACCGGGTCAACGCCACGGTGTGGAAGCTGCAGCCCACGGCCGGCCTCCACGACCTGCGCATCCACTCCCGGCaggag GAGGCACAGAGCGAGGTGCTGGAGTACTCGGTGCTGCTGCCCCGAACGCTGTTCCAGAGGAACAAAGGCCGGAGGGGGGAGGCCGAGAAGCGGCTCCTCCTGGTGGACTTCAGCAGCCAAGCCCTGTTCCAG GACAAGAATTCTAGCCAAGTCTTGGGTGAGAAGGTCTTGGGGATCGTCGTGCAGAACACCAAAGTAGCCAACCTCTCAGAGCCTGTGGTGCTCACGTTCCAGCACCAGCCACAGCCG AAGAACGTGACTCTGCAGTGCGTATTCTGGGTTGAAGACCCGACAC TGAGCAGCCCGGGGAGTTGGAGCAGCGCTGGGTGTGAGACCGTCAGGAGAGAAAGCCAGACGTCCTGCTTCTGCGACCACCTAACCTACTTCGCGGTGCTGATG GTCTCCGCCGTGGAGGTGGACGCCGTGCACAAGCACTACCTGAGCGTCCTCTCCTACGTGGGCTGCGTCGTCTCGGCCCTGGCCTGCGTCCTCACCATCGCCGCCTACCTGTGCTCCAG GGTGCCCCTGCCGTGCAGGAGGAAGCCTCGGGATTACACGATCAAGGTGCACATGAACCTGCTGCTGGCCGTGTTCCTGCTGGACGTGAGCTTCCTGCTCAGCGAGCCGGTGGCCCTGACGGGCTCCGAGGCCGGCTGCCGCGCCAGCGCCATCTTCCTGCACTTCTCgctgctctcctgcctctcctggaTGGGGCTGGAGGGCTACAACCTCTACCGCCTCGTGGTCGAGGTCTTCGGCACCTACGTCCCCGGCTACCTGCTCAAGCTGAGTGTCGTGGGCTGGG GCTTCCCCATCTTCCTGGTGACAGTGGTGGCTCTGGTGGACGTGAACAACTATGGCCCCATCATCCTGGCTGTGCACAGGACTCCAGAGAGCGTCATCTACCCTTCCAT GTGCTGGATCCGGGACTCCCTGGTCAGCTACGTCACCAACCTGGGCCTCTTCAGCCTGGTGTTTCTGTTCAACATGGCCATGCTGGGCACCATGGTGGTGCAGATCTTGCGGCTGCGCCCGCACACCCAAAAGTGGTCCCACGTGCTGACGCTGCTGGGACTCAGCCTGGTCCTCGGCCTGCCCTGGGCCTTGGTCTTCTTCTCCTTTGCTTCTGGCACTTTCCAGCTTGTTGTCCTCTACTTCTTCAGCATCATCACCTCCTTCCAAG gcttcctcatcttcctctggtactggtccatgcggctgcaggcccggggcgggccctcCCCTCTGAAGAGCAACTCGGACAGCGCCAGGCTCCCCATCAGCTCGGGCAGCACCTCGTCCAGCCGCACCTAG
- the ADGRG1 gene encoding adhesion G-protein coupled receptor G1 isoform X4, whose product MAAQVLLQTALFLRTLLFLVQGAHGGGPREDFRFCGQRNQTQRSSLHYQQSSELHVSIRNSAEALTVRAPFPAAHPASRVFPEPRGIYHFCLYWSRHAGKLHLRYGKSDFLLSDQASGLLCFRHQEESRAQGPPLLATSVSSWWSPQNTSLPGAAGFTFSFHNPPHRASLNASTDMCELKRDLQLLSELLRHPRKTPRRPSAAPAGRQLQSLESKLASVRFPGDTVSFEEDRVNATVWKLQPTAGLHDLRIHSRQEEAQSEVLEYSVLLPRTLFQRNKGRRGEAEKRLLLVDFSSQALFQDKNSSQVLGEKVLGIVVQNTKVANLSEPVVLTFQHQPQPKNVTLQCVFWVEDPTLSSPGSWSSAGCETVRRESQTSCFCDHLTYFAVLMVSAVEVDAVHKHYLSVLSYVGCVVSALACVLTIAAYLCSRRKPRDYTIKVHMNLLLAVFLLDVSFLLSEPVALTGSEAGCRASAIFLHFSLLSCLSWMGLEGYNLYRLVVEVFGTYVPGYLLKLSVVGWGFPIFLVTVVALVDVNNYGPIILAVHRTPESVIYPSMCWIRDSLVSYVTNLGLFSLVFLFNMAMLGTMVVQILRLRPHTQKWSHVLTLLGLSLVLGLPWALVFFSFASGTFQLVVLYFFSIITSFQGFLIFLWYWSMRLQARGGPSPLKSNSDSARLPISSGSTSSSRT is encoded by the exons ATGGCTGCCCAAGTGCTGCTGCAGACGGCGCTGTTCCTGCGGACTCTGCTCTTCCTGGTCCAAG GTGCCCACGGAGGGGGCCCCCGGGAGGACTTCCGCTTCTGCGGCCAGCGGAACCAGACGCAGAGGAGCAGCCTCCATTACCAGCAGTCGTCAGAGCTGCACGTGTCCATCAGGAACTCGGCGGAGGCGCTTACAGTCCGAGCCCCCTTCCCTGCGGCCCACCCGGCTTCCCGAGTCTTCCCTGAGCCCAGGGGCATCTACCACTTCTGCCTCTACTGGAGCCGCCATGCTGGGAAACTGCATCTTCGCTACGGCAAGAGTGACTTCCTGCTGAGTGACCAAGCCTCTGGCCTCCTCTGCTTCCGGCACCAGGAGGAGAGCCGGGCCCAGGGCCCCCCGCTGCTCGCCACCTCCGTCAGCTCCTGGTGGAGCCCCCAGAACACCAGCCTGCCGGGCGCGGCCGGCTTCACCTTCTCCTTCCACA acccccCCCACCGGGCCTCTCTCAACGCCTCCACCGACATGTGTGAGCTGAAGAGGGACCTGCAGCTGCTCAGCGAGCTCCTCAGGCACCCCCGCAAGACCCCCAGGAGGCCCTCGGCCGCCCCCGCCGGCCG GCAGCTGCAGAGCCTGGAGTCCAAGCTGGCCTCTGTGAGATTCCCCGGGGACACCGTGTCCTTCGAGGAGGACCGGGTCAACGCCACGGTGTGGAAGCTGCAGCCCACGGCCGGCCTCCACGACCTGCGCATCCACTCCCGGCaggag GAGGCACAGAGCGAGGTGCTGGAGTACTCGGTGCTGCTGCCCCGAACGCTGTTCCAGAGGAACAAAGGCCGGAGGGGGGAGGCCGAGAAGCGGCTCCTCCTGGTGGACTTCAGCAGCCAAGCCCTGTTCCAG GACAAGAATTCTAGCCAAGTCTTGGGTGAGAAGGTCTTGGGGATCGTCGTGCAGAACACCAAAGTAGCCAACCTCTCAGAGCCTGTGGTGCTCACGTTCCAGCACCAGCCACAGCCG AAGAACGTGACTCTGCAGTGCGTATTCTGGGTTGAAGACCCGACAC TGAGCAGCCCGGGGAGTTGGAGCAGCGCTGGGTGTGAGACCGTCAGGAGAGAAAGCCAGACGTCCTGCTTCTGCGACCACCTAACCTACTTCGCGGTGCTGATG GTCTCCGCCGTGGAGGTGGACGCCGTGCACAAGCACTACCTGAGCGTCCTCTCCTACGTGGGCTGCGTCGTCTCGGCCCTGGCCTGCGTCCTCACCATCGCCGCCTACCTGTGCTCCAG GAGGAAGCCTCGGGATTACACGATCAAGGTGCACATGAACCTGCTGCTGGCCGTGTTCCTGCTGGACGTGAGCTTCCTGCTCAGCGAGCCGGTGGCCCTGACGGGCTCCGAGGCCGGCTGCCGCGCCAGCGCCATCTTCCTGCACTTCTCgctgctctcctgcctctcctggaTGGGGCTGGAGGGCTACAACCTCTACCGCCTCGTGGTCGAGGTCTTCGGCACCTACGTCCCCGGCTACCTGCTCAAGCTGAGTGTCGTGGGCTGGG GCTTCCCCATCTTCCTGGTGACAGTGGTGGCTCTGGTGGACGTGAACAACTATGGCCCCATCATCCTGGCTGTGCACAGGACTCCAGAGAGCGTCATCTACCCTTCCAT GTGCTGGATCCGGGACTCCCTGGTCAGCTACGTCACCAACCTGGGCCTCTTCAGCCTGGTGTTTCTGTTCAACATGGCCATGCTGGGCACCATGGTGGTGCAGATCTTGCGGCTGCGCCCGCACACCCAAAAGTGGTCCCACGTGCTGACGCTGCTGGGACTCAGCCTGGTCCTCGGCCTGCCCTGGGCCTTGGTCTTCTTCTCCTTTGCTTCTGGCACTTTCCAGCTTGTTGTCCTCTACTTCTTCAGCATCATCACCTCCTTCCAAG gcttcctcatcttcctctggtactggtccatgcggctgcaggcccggggcgggccctcCCCTCTGAAGAGCAACTCGGACAGCGCCAGGCTCCCCATCAGCTCGGGCAGCACCTCGTCCAGCCGCACCTAG
- the ADGRG1 gene encoding adhesion G-protein coupled receptor G1 isoform X5 has protein sequence MAAQVLLQTALFLRTLLFLVQGAHGGGPREDFRFCGQRNQTQRSSLHYQQSSELHVSIRNSAEALTVRAPFPAAHPASRVFPEPRGIYHFCLYWSRHAGKLHLRYGKSDFLLSDQASGLLCFRHQEESRAQGPPLLATSVSSWWSPQNTSLPGAAGFTFSFHNPPHRASLNASTDMCELKRDLQLLSELLRHPRKTPRRPSAAPAGRQLQSLESKLASVRFPGDTVSFEEDRVNATVWKLQPTAGLHDLRIHSRQEEAQSEVLEYSVLLPRTLFQRNKGRRGEAEKRLLLVDFSSQALFQDKNSSQVLGEKVLGIVVQNTKVANLSEPVVLTFQHQPQPNVTLQCVFWVEDPTLSSPGSWSSAGCETVRRESQTSCFCDHLTYFAVLMVSAVEVDAVHKHYLSVLSYVGCVVSALACVLTIAAYLCSRRKPRDYTIKVHMNLLLAVFLLDVSFLLSEPVALTGSEAGCRASAIFLHFSLLSCLSWMGLEGYNLYRLVVEVFGTYVPGYLLKLSVVGWGFPIFLVTVVALVDVNNYGPIILAVHRTPESVIYPSMCWIRDSLVSYVTNLGLFSLVFLFNMAMLGTMVVQILRLRPHTQKWSHVLTLLGLSLVLGLPWALVFFSFASGTFQLVVLYFFSIITSFQGFLIFLWYWSMRLQARGGPSPLKSNSDSARLPISSGSTSSSRT, from the exons ATGGCTGCCCAAGTGCTGCTGCAGACGGCGCTGTTCCTGCGGACTCTGCTCTTCCTGGTCCAAG GTGCCCACGGAGGGGGCCCCCGGGAGGACTTCCGCTTCTGCGGCCAGCGGAACCAGACGCAGAGGAGCAGCCTCCATTACCAGCAGTCGTCAGAGCTGCACGTGTCCATCAGGAACTCGGCGGAGGCGCTTACAGTCCGAGCCCCCTTCCCTGCGGCCCACCCGGCTTCCCGAGTCTTCCCTGAGCCCAGGGGCATCTACCACTTCTGCCTCTACTGGAGCCGCCATGCTGGGAAACTGCATCTTCGCTACGGCAAGAGTGACTTCCTGCTGAGTGACCAAGCCTCTGGCCTCCTCTGCTTCCGGCACCAGGAGGAGAGCCGGGCCCAGGGCCCCCCGCTGCTCGCCACCTCCGTCAGCTCCTGGTGGAGCCCCCAGAACACCAGCCTGCCGGGCGCGGCCGGCTTCACCTTCTCCTTCCACA acccccCCCACCGGGCCTCTCTCAACGCCTCCACCGACATGTGTGAGCTGAAGAGGGACCTGCAGCTGCTCAGCGAGCTCCTCAGGCACCCCCGCAAGACCCCCAGGAGGCCCTCGGCCGCCCCCGCCGGCCG GCAGCTGCAGAGCCTGGAGTCCAAGCTGGCCTCTGTGAGATTCCCCGGGGACACCGTGTCCTTCGAGGAGGACCGGGTCAACGCCACGGTGTGGAAGCTGCAGCCCACGGCCGGCCTCCACGACCTGCGCATCCACTCCCGGCaggag GAGGCACAGAGCGAGGTGCTGGAGTACTCGGTGCTGCTGCCCCGAACGCTGTTCCAGAGGAACAAAGGCCGGAGGGGGGAGGCCGAGAAGCGGCTCCTCCTGGTGGACTTCAGCAGCCAAGCCCTGTTCCAG GACAAGAATTCTAGCCAAGTCTTGGGTGAGAAGGTCTTGGGGATCGTCGTGCAGAACACCAAAGTAGCCAACCTCTCAGAGCCTGTGGTGCTCACGTTCCAGCACCAGCCACAGCCG AACGTGACTCTGCAGTGCGTATTCTGGGTTGAAGACCCGACAC TGAGCAGCCCGGGGAGTTGGAGCAGCGCTGGGTGTGAGACCGTCAGGAGAGAAAGCCAGACGTCCTGCTTCTGCGACCACCTAACCTACTTCGCGGTGCTGATG GTCTCCGCCGTGGAGGTGGACGCCGTGCACAAGCACTACCTGAGCGTCCTCTCCTACGTGGGCTGCGTCGTCTCGGCCCTGGCCTGCGTCCTCACCATCGCCGCCTACCTGTGCTCCAG GAGGAAGCCTCGGGATTACACGATCAAGGTGCACATGAACCTGCTGCTGGCCGTGTTCCTGCTGGACGTGAGCTTCCTGCTCAGCGAGCCGGTGGCCCTGACGGGCTCCGAGGCCGGCTGCCGCGCCAGCGCCATCTTCCTGCACTTCTCgctgctctcctgcctctcctggaTGGGGCTGGAGGGCTACAACCTCTACCGCCTCGTGGTCGAGGTCTTCGGCACCTACGTCCCCGGCTACCTGCTCAAGCTGAGTGTCGTGGGCTGGG GCTTCCCCATCTTCCTGGTGACAGTGGTGGCTCTGGTGGACGTGAACAACTATGGCCCCATCATCCTGGCTGTGCACAGGACTCCAGAGAGCGTCATCTACCCTTCCAT GTGCTGGATCCGGGACTCCCTGGTCAGCTACGTCACCAACCTGGGCCTCTTCAGCCTGGTGTTTCTGTTCAACATGGCCATGCTGGGCACCATGGTGGTGCAGATCTTGCGGCTGCGCCCGCACACCCAAAAGTGGTCCCACGTGCTGACGCTGCTGGGACTCAGCCTGGTCCTCGGCCTGCCCTGGGCCTTGGTCTTCTTCTCCTTTGCTTCTGGCACTTTCCAGCTTGTTGTCCTCTACTTCTTCAGCATCATCACCTCCTTCCAAG gcttcctcatcttcctctggtactggtccatgcggctgcaggcccggggcgggccctcCCCTCTGAAGAGCAACTCGGACAGCGCCAGGCTCCCCATCAGCTCGGGCAGCACCTCGTCCAGCCGCACCTAG
- the ADGRG1 gene encoding adhesion G-protein coupled receptor G1 isoform X2: MAAQVLLQTALFLRTLLFLVQGAHGGGPREDFRFCGQRNQTQRSSLHYQQSSELHVSIRNSAEALTVRAPFPAAHPASRVFPEPRGIYHFCLYWSRHAGKLHLRYGKSDFLLSDQASGLLCFRHQEESRAQGPPLLATSVSSWWSPQNTSLPGAAGFTFSFHNPPHRASLNASTDMCELKRDLQLLSELLRHPRKTPRRPSAAPAGRQLQSLESKLASVRFPGDTVSFEEDRVNATVWKLQPTAGLHDLRIHSRQEEAQSEVLEYSVLLPRTLFQRNKGRRGEAEKRLLLVDFSSQALFQDKNSSQVLGEKVLGIVVQNTKVANLSEPVVLTFQHQPQPNVTLQCVFWVEDPTLSSPGSWSSAGCETVRRESQTSCFCDHLTYFAVLMVSAVEVDAVHKHYLSVLSYVGCVVSALACVLTIAAYLCSRVPLPCRRKPRDYTIKVHMNLLLAVFLLDVSFLLSEPVALTGSEAGCRASAIFLHFSLLSCLSWMGLEGYNLYRLVVEVFGTYVPGYLLKLSVVGWGFPIFLVTVVALVDVNNYGPIILAVHRTPESVIYPSMCWIRDSLVSYVTNLGLFSLVFLFNMAMLGTMVVQILRLRPHTQKWSHVLTLLGLSLVLGLPWALVFFSFASGTFQLVVLYFFSIITSFQGFLIFLWYWSMRLQARGGPSPLKSNSDSARLPISSGSTSSSRT; the protein is encoded by the exons ATGGCTGCCCAAGTGCTGCTGCAGACGGCGCTGTTCCTGCGGACTCTGCTCTTCCTGGTCCAAG GTGCCCACGGAGGGGGCCCCCGGGAGGACTTCCGCTTCTGCGGCCAGCGGAACCAGACGCAGAGGAGCAGCCTCCATTACCAGCAGTCGTCAGAGCTGCACGTGTCCATCAGGAACTCGGCGGAGGCGCTTACAGTCCGAGCCCCCTTCCCTGCGGCCCACCCGGCTTCCCGAGTCTTCCCTGAGCCCAGGGGCATCTACCACTTCTGCCTCTACTGGAGCCGCCATGCTGGGAAACTGCATCTTCGCTACGGCAAGAGTGACTTCCTGCTGAGTGACCAAGCCTCTGGCCTCCTCTGCTTCCGGCACCAGGAGGAGAGCCGGGCCCAGGGCCCCCCGCTGCTCGCCACCTCCGTCAGCTCCTGGTGGAGCCCCCAGAACACCAGCCTGCCGGGCGCGGCCGGCTTCACCTTCTCCTTCCACA acccccCCCACCGGGCCTCTCTCAACGCCTCCACCGACATGTGTGAGCTGAAGAGGGACCTGCAGCTGCTCAGCGAGCTCCTCAGGCACCCCCGCAAGACCCCCAGGAGGCCCTCGGCCGCCCCCGCCGGCCG GCAGCTGCAGAGCCTGGAGTCCAAGCTGGCCTCTGTGAGATTCCCCGGGGACACCGTGTCCTTCGAGGAGGACCGGGTCAACGCCACGGTGTGGAAGCTGCAGCCCACGGCCGGCCTCCACGACCTGCGCATCCACTCCCGGCaggag GAGGCACAGAGCGAGGTGCTGGAGTACTCGGTGCTGCTGCCCCGAACGCTGTTCCAGAGGAACAAAGGCCGGAGGGGGGAGGCCGAGAAGCGGCTCCTCCTGGTGGACTTCAGCAGCCAAGCCCTGTTCCAG GACAAGAATTCTAGCCAAGTCTTGGGTGAGAAGGTCTTGGGGATCGTCGTGCAGAACACCAAAGTAGCCAACCTCTCAGAGCCTGTGGTGCTCACGTTCCAGCACCAGCCACAGCCG AACGTGACTCTGCAGTGCGTATTCTGGGTTGAAGACCCGACAC TGAGCAGCCCGGGGAGTTGGAGCAGCGCTGGGTGTGAGACCGTCAGGAGAGAAAGCCAGACGTCCTGCTTCTGCGACCACCTAACCTACTTCGCGGTGCTGATG GTCTCCGCCGTGGAGGTGGACGCCGTGCACAAGCACTACCTGAGCGTCCTCTCCTACGTGGGCTGCGTCGTCTCGGCCCTGGCCTGCGTCCTCACCATCGCCGCCTACCTGTGCTCCAG GGTGCCCCTGCCGTGCAGGAGGAAGCCTCGGGATTACACGATCAAGGTGCACATGAACCTGCTGCTGGCCGTGTTCCTGCTGGACGTGAGCTTCCTGCTCAGCGAGCCGGTGGCCCTGACGGGCTCCGAGGCCGGCTGCCGCGCCAGCGCCATCTTCCTGCACTTCTCgctgctctcctgcctctcctggaTGGGGCTGGAGGGCTACAACCTCTACCGCCTCGTGGTCGAGGTCTTCGGCACCTACGTCCCCGGCTACCTGCTCAAGCTGAGTGTCGTGGGCTGGG GCTTCCCCATCTTCCTGGTGACAGTGGTGGCTCTGGTGGACGTGAACAACTATGGCCCCATCATCCTGGCTGTGCACAGGACTCCAGAGAGCGTCATCTACCCTTCCAT GTGCTGGATCCGGGACTCCCTGGTCAGCTACGTCACCAACCTGGGCCTCTTCAGCCTGGTGTTTCTGTTCAACATGGCCATGCTGGGCACCATGGTGGTGCAGATCTTGCGGCTGCGCCCGCACACCCAAAAGTGGTCCCACGTGCTGACGCTGCTGGGACTCAGCCTGGTCCTCGGCCTGCCCTGGGCCTTGGTCTTCTTCTCCTTTGCTTCTGGCACTTTCCAGCTTGTTGTCCTCTACTTCTTCAGCATCATCACCTCCTTCCAAG gcttcctcatcttcctctggtactggtccatgcggctgcaggcccggggcgggccctcCCCTCTGAAGAGCAACTCGGACAGCGCCAGGCTCCCCATCAGCTCGGGCAGCACCTCGTCCAGCCGCACCTAG